The proteins below come from a single Prochlorococcus marinus CUG1415 genomic window:
- a CDS encoding phosphoenolpyruvate carboxykinase — protein MNQNPVKVIGIKNESRKDAELLYVNEVEGLKDILNRDFVEWSNFDSWESISVQQWIFSKALDVYKGKKIDIKCDCCEYVGSLQNDCEKIKKGKCYGKKSAYMIKKVVDEIVLAKARRESDGTYSA, from the coding sequence ATGAATCAAAATCCTGTCAAAGTAATTGGAATTAAAAATGAATCCAGAAAAGATGCTGAATTATTATACGTAAATGAAGTAGAAGGATTGAAAGATATTCTTAATAGGGATTTCGTTGAGTGGTCAAATTTTGATAGTTGGGAAAGTATTTCAGTTCAGCAATGGATTTTTTCTAAAGCTTTAGATGTTTATAAAGGAAAGAAAATTGATATTAAATGTGATTGTTGTGAATATGTTGGTTCTCTTCAAAATGATTGTGAGAAAATCAAAAAAGGAAAATGTTATGGTAAAAAAAGTGCTTACATGATTAAAAAAGTTGTAGATGAGATTGTATTAGCTAAGGCAAGAAGAGAAAGTGATGGGACATATTCTGCATAA
- a CDS encoding high light inducible protein, whose product MTPEAEKFNGWAAMLGFVAAVGAYVTTGQIIPGIF is encoded by the coding sequence ATGACTCCAGAAGCAGAAAAATTCAATGGCTGGGCGGCAATGCTCGGCTTCGTAGCAGCTGTTGGTGCTTACGTAACAACTGGTCAAATTATTCCAGGTATTTTTTAA
- a CDS encoding high light inducible protein — MKNSKKNLKTKTIEKEKVVAETINGRFAMLGLMAAIGAYLTTGQIIPGFV; from the coding sequence ATGAAAAATTCCAAAAAAAATTTAAAAACAAAAACAATCGAAAAGGAAAAAGTAGTTGCAGAAACTATCAACGGTAGATTCGCAATGCTTGGTCTTATGGCTGCTATTGGTGCATATCTAACTACTGGTCAAATTATTCCTGGCTTTGTGTAA
- a CDS encoding metal ABC transporter solute-binding protein, Zn/Mn family, giving the protein MSIFKRLLTNKTSSSSSIIKNSAIAGTIIFSCFGQDVMAKGKSYVAVEPLVCDLVKSIALPSDEVTCLVDRKQDVHDLKINPRQAQLLNSADKVFTLGKEMTPSMRNWESKKNTVVVGVSAIDLDDHSDHGGHDDHAEHSAKVDDHSDHGVHDDHSEHGGHDDHAEGDFEWAGKFQLSKGSYKWSFEKVDGEYADPAMKMVILKSNDIEGSEDLAKELLGSKDSISRKNNGTLIASNKAFILNFDQRKESTVFNVDIKEDGQYIFFTEHMPFEFEATQHFFKDVLNSDVEPIAQVPDEGEGHHHHHDHGGLDPHVWHDPHNIIKMGDVISKNLKKDISVFNRGDRKLINERFEKADSLLEGLDSWIVKQVSSIPEENRVIVSKHKAMEYYGDAFGFETVSLLDFLGDSSSLRPENISSTLNMLEEENVKAIFPEQIPASKLLKNLSRQSSVPLASDQIFVDGLMMDGNTVSVAVHNTCTIVDSLGGSCDKESGSNLESEWYKLSD; this is encoded by the coding sequence ATGTCAATTTTTAAAAGACTTTTAACAAATAAAACAAGTTCAAGTAGTTCAATTATTAAGAATTCGGCAATAGCTGGAACGATTATATTTTCTTGTTTTGGGCAGGATGTCATGGCCAAAGGAAAGTCATATGTTGCAGTTGAACCACTAGTTTGTGATTTAGTTAAATCAATTGCATTACCTTCTGACGAAGTTACATGCTTAGTAGATAGAAAACAGGATGTTCATGACTTAAAGATCAATCCAAGACAAGCTCAATTACTAAATAGCGCAGACAAAGTATTCACTCTTGGCAAAGAAATGACTCCAAGTATGAGAAATTGGGAAAGTAAAAAGAATACTGTTGTTGTAGGTGTTAGTGCAATAGACTTAGATGATCATTCTGATCATGGAGGTCACGATGATCATGCTGAACATTCAGCTAAGGTAGATGATCATTCTGATCATGGAGTTCATGATGATCACTCAGAGCATGGTGGACATGATGATCATGCTGAAGGTGATTTCGAATGGGCAGGTAAATTCCAGCTTTCTAAGGGTTCCTACAAATGGTCATTTGAAAAAGTTGATGGCGAATATGCAGATCCTGCTATGAAGATGGTGATTCTTAAATCTAATGATATTGAAGGTTCTGAAGATTTAGCTAAAGAATTATTAGGATCTAAAGACTCAATAAGCAGAAAAAATAATGGTACATTGATTGCAAGTAATAAAGCTTTTATTCTTAACTTTGATCAAAGGAAAGAAAGCACTGTTTTTAACGTGGATATCAAAGAAGATGGTCAATATATTTTTTTTACTGAACACATGCCTTTTGAGTTTGAAGCAACTCAACACTTTTTTAAAGACGTTTTAAATAGTGATGTCGAACCAATAGCACAAGTACCCGACGAAGGAGAGGGGCATCATCACCATCATGACCATGGAGGCCTAGATCCACATGTATGGCATGATCCACATAACATCATAAAAATGGGAGATGTTATAAGTAAAAACTTAAAGAAAGATATTTCAGTTTTTAATAGAGGGGACAGAAAACTAATTAATGAAAGATTCGAAAAAGCTGATTCACTCTTAGAAGGCTTAGATAGTTGGATCGTCAAACAAGTAAGCTCTATTCCAGAGGAAAACAGAGTAATTGTCTCTAAACACAAAGCAATGGAATACTACGGTGATGCTTTTGGTTTTGAGACAGTTAGTTTACTAGACTTCCTTGGAGATTCATCAAGCTTAAGACCTGAAAACATTAGTTCAACTTTGAATATGCTAGAGGAAGAAAATGTTAAGGCAATATTTCCAGAACAAATACCAGCGTCTAAGTTATTAAAGAACTTAAGTAGGCAAAGTTCTGTTCCTTTAGCTTCTGATCAAATATTCGTTGATGGATTGATGATGGATGGTAATACGGTTTCAGTAGCCGTTCACAACACTTGTACAATTGTTGATTCATTAGGTGGAAGCTGTGATAAAGAATCTGGCTCCAATCTTGAGTCTGAATGGTACAAGCTTTCAGATTAA
- a CDS encoding ribose ABC transporter ATP-binding protein, which yields MRRLLLVTIIFLFPFYAQAGFPEGENGYDLKKIEESFRLPCDEIGNDDCIARALGVGACTWVFGINKDKEPAEALKIADNVLIALLKGNNLDLKSMLEKDGLIKNNIKKEATYRINFCREETKKAIPKLVKKLPEGVVLDEERIENLTSVFPLQYLSMFEQFSKYKK from the coding sequence ATGAGACGCTTACTTCTAGTCACAATAATATTTTTGTTTCCTTTCTACGCTCAAGCCGGCTTCCCAGAAGGTGAGAATGGATATGATCTAAAAAAAATTGAAGAGTCTTTTAGATTACCCTGTGATGAGATTGGAAATGATGATTGTATAGCAAGAGCATTGGGTGTTGGTGCCTGTACCTGGGTATTTGGAATAAACAAAGATAAAGAACCGGCGGAAGCTTTAAAAATTGCAGATAATGTTTTAATTGCTCTTCTAAAAGGAAATAATCTTGATTTAAAATCAATGCTTGAAAAAGATGGATTAATTAAAAATAATATTAAAAAAGAAGCCACTTACAGAATTAATTTTTGCAGAGAAGAGACAAAAAAAGCTATCCCAAAGTTAGTAAAGAAATTGCCGGAGGGTGTTGTATTGGATGAAGAGAGAATAGAAAATTTAACCAGCGTCTTTCCTCTGCAATATTTAAGTATGTTTGAGCAATTTAGCAAATATAAAAAGTGA
- a CDS encoding SIMPL domain-containing protein, whose translation MKIIKRLRSLPGDSLGVIRRTPPLVFAMAVLSIGGFIGASTVLVRGFRTVENTITVTGASTESFESDIAKWSVQVKTSGKTQIDSFTKHKESINKTMEFLKANGIEDGVKQDVYLGPASISEYKTRNPKTNEIIRTEWITYQNIEIESRDVYKIQKTHSQISELLGKGVRVKPSRPEFTYSKLADKRVDMLAKAAKDARVRAEAIALEAGSEVGGLKRVNTGVFQITVPNSTKVSSWGSYDTSTIKKDITAVMGVTFAVK comes from the coding sequence ATGAAAATTATTAAGAGACTCAGGTCGCTGCCGGGCGATTCTCTGGGTGTTATACGCCGCACTCCGCCACTTGTTTTCGCAATGGCTGTATTATCTATCGGAGGTTTTATAGGCGCCTCCACGGTCCTTGTGAGAGGGTTCAGAACGGTTGAGAATACTATCACTGTTACAGGTGCAAGTACTGAAAGTTTTGAGAGTGATATTGCAAAATGGTCAGTCCAGGTAAAGACCTCAGGTAAAACTCAGATTGACTCATTTACCAAGCACAAGGAGTCCATTAATAAGACAATGGAATTCCTTAAAGCCAATGGAATTGAGGATGGTGTAAAGCAGGATGTTTATCTTGGACCTGCGAGTATCAGTGAATATAAAACCAGGAATCCCAAGACTAATGAAATCATTAGAACTGAATGGATTACTTATCAGAATATTGAGATTGAAAGTAGGGATGTTTATAAGATCCAGAAGACTCACAGTCAGATATCAGAATTGCTTGGGAAAGGGGTAAGGGTGAAACCAAGCCGTCCTGAATTCACCTATTCAAAGCTGGCTGATAAACGAGTTGACATGCTTGCTAAGGCAGCAAAGGATGCAAGAGTCAGGGCTGAAGCTATCGCTCTAGAGGCAGGCTCTGAAGTAGGTGGTTTAAAGAGAGTGAATACCGGAGTTTTTCAGATAACTGTTCCTAATTCCACGAAGGTAAGCAGCTGGGGTTCTTATGACACTTCAACTATCAAGAAAGATATTACTGCCGTTATGGGAGTGACTTTCGCGGTTAAGTGA
- a CDS encoding very short patch repair endonuclease — translation MSSEEIYKVSEQRSRNMSAIKSKNTKPEIKVRKILHSMGYRFRLHSKGLPGSPDIVLPKYKTVIFVHGCFWHRHENCKYASTPKTRQEFWKNKFKVNVKRDLEIQEKIKNIGWKSVVIWECETKKVDNLREKLIDFI, via the coding sequence ATGAGTAGTGAAGAAATATATAAGGTAAGTGAGCAGAGATCAAGGAATATGTCTGCAATTAAATCGAAGAATACAAAGCCTGAAATTAAGGTAAGAAAGATTCTTCATTCAATGGGATATAGATTCAGACTTCATTCAAAAGGTTTACCAGGATCTCCTGATATTGTCCTCCCAAAATATAAAACAGTTATCTTTGTACACGGATGTTTTTGGCATAGGCATGAAAATTGTAAGTATGCTTCTACCCCAAAAACAAGACAAGAATTCTGGAAAAATAAATTTAAAGTAAATGTAAAAAGAGATTTAGAAATTCAGGAAAAAATAAAAAATATAGGTTGGAAATCTGTCGTTATTTGGGAATGTGAAACAAAAAAAGTAGATAATTTAAGAGAAAAATTAATTGATTTTATTTAG
- a CDS encoding DUF6339 family protein, whose translation MENLKVIRTSKQESLTREVELFKDEKQLAQNYINSEGFIFEEADLIPTNLNLDIEEINSKLNPKSDSESSIIIYESLKNLNLINASDKRLWTTLCHKQFMNYVQNRWPLKDTPRSIILSRWLFNGTDRTAFTRNAISRLWWAGHLTAEPWKKEPSLEFLKNDDPYKYTRIMTDVAQLWFDITEREWGGNLIYRICFLETFDRISKSKNVSATFLSRELSKIFTGVLVADVVLVAHKEPQALIEYVEELTSYLEI comes from the coding sequence ATGGAAAATTTAAAAGTTATAAGAACATCAAAACAAGAATCTTTAACAAGGGAAGTTGAATTATTTAAAGATGAAAAACAACTTGCCCAAAATTATATTAATTCTGAAGGATTTATTTTTGAAGAAGCAGATTTAATTCCTACTAATTTAAACTTAGATATTGAAGAAATAAATTCAAAATTAAATCCCAAATCCGATTCAGAAAGTTCAATAATTATTTATGAATCCCTTAAAAACCTGAATTTAATTAATGCTTCAGATAAAAGGCTATGGACTACTTTATGTCATAAACAATTCATGAATTATGTTCAAAATAGATGGCCATTAAAAGATACTCCTAGGAGTATTATTCTTTCAAGATGGTTATTTAATGGAACCGATCGGACCGCTTTTACAAGAAATGCAATATCAAGATTATGGTGGGCTGGACATCTAACAGCAGAGCCGTGGAAAAAAGAACCTTCTCTAGAGTTTTTAAAGAATGATGACCCTTACAAGTACACCAGAATCATGACAGATGTTGCACAACTTTGGTTTGATATTACTGAAAGAGAATGGGGTGGCAATCTAATTTATAGAATTTGTTTTTTAGAAACTTTTGATAGAATTTCAAAATCTAAAAATGTTAGTGCAACTTTTTTAAGCAGAGAGTTATCCAAAATTTTTACTGGTGTATTAGTAGCAGATGTTGTTCTAGTTGCACATAAAGAACCTCAAGCTCTTATCGAATATGTGGAAGAATTAACAAGCTATTTAGAAATATAA
- a CDS encoding DNA cytosine methyltransferase — MIHKNAVGKSDPHRLSPVRGPSSELEAHVDSCSFDELPEYAAKVRSIKKEPYFAVDLFSGAGGLSLGLKKANFDVILACDIRNDSIMTHRHHFGGCSYECDLSKRKVINEISEQLNKCGEISLIAGGPPCQPFSRNIKWRKHNEEVSSQHQELNEDRRELWESFISIVEQVKPKAFLMENVTDIAQTGEQEIYRSIINRAEKAGYRINPKLIYAWQYGVPQLRPRLFISGTKINECAPMIWPEPECPSIEKAVTLDQAISDLPPLKGGWDEKWNEKYSYEGPITPYQTLMREWLNIDDEIIHDHLIRRVREDDLETFKLMRSTGVKYSQLSEEQRRYSVTSRAFREGKKVKENQKMSFGDKYNILKPNEPCLTITAHMSKDGYWYIHPHQNRTLSVREAARVQSFPDGFNFYGGPSHRFHQIGEAVAPLVAYAIGKSLMKSIKNQNEFTQPDLVPKLRFNLINWYESNKKEVELIWTKKREGRKIIPSNIRAWNACLGNLLPETFKKNTKEKNKPASLGDKDLEKRKKDTYQRLKNYWPTPEIFLQDKVRKMKIKSFSLEKYIPSLELIAEELIKDEIDWSEITRKEYDLFSRNSVRGALATVGLTTEIKQSIFISRIISQIMDIDHEILKFSNINRDIHIGHLLETDKEGTGYCSLLALSKEEDTEEIIKHKLKGFLKGSDNKAA, encoded by the coding sequence ATGATTCATAAAAATGCAGTAGGGAAAAGTGATCCACATAGATTAAGTCCTGTAAGAGGGCCTTCATCAGAACTTGAGGCCCATGTAGATTCATGCAGTTTTGATGAACTTCCAGAATATGCAGCAAAAGTTCGATCTATAAAAAAAGAACCTTATTTTGCTGTTGACCTTTTTTCAGGAGCAGGAGGGTTAAGTTTAGGACTAAAAAAAGCAAATTTTGATGTAATACTGGCTTGCGATATCAGAAACGATTCAATAATGACTCACAGACATCACTTTGGTGGATGTTCATATGAATGTGATTTAAGCAAAAGAAAAGTTATTAATGAAATTTCAGAACAACTTAATAAGTGTGGAGAAATATCACTTATCGCAGGTGGACCACCATGCCAGCCTTTCTCCCGAAATATCAAATGGAGAAAACATAACGAAGAAGTTTCTTCTCAACATCAGGAACTGAATGAAGATAGAAGAGAATTATGGGAATCATTTATTTCGATAGTGGAGCAGGTTAAACCAAAAGCTTTTCTAATGGAGAATGTTACTGATATTGCGCAGACAGGTGAGCAGGAAATATATAGATCAATAATTAATAGAGCTGAAAAAGCTGGATATCGTATAAATCCCAAATTAATTTATGCATGGCAGTATGGAGTACCTCAGCTCAGGCCAAGATTATTTATTTCAGGAACAAAGATAAATGAATGCGCTCCAATGATTTGGCCAGAACCTGAATGTCCTTCAATCGAAAAAGCAGTTACATTAGACCAAGCGATTTCAGATCTTCCTCCACTTAAAGGAGGATGGGATGAAAAGTGGAATGAAAAATATAGCTATGAAGGACCCATAACTCCGTATCAAACATTAATGAGGGAATGGTTGAATATTGATGACGAGATAATTCATGATCATCTGATAAGAAGAGTCAGAGAAGATGATCTTGAGACATTTAAATTAATGCGATCAACCGGGGTTAAATATTCTCAATTATCGGAAGAACAAAGAAGATATTCAGTTACGAGTAGAGCTTTCAGAGAAGGTAAAAAAGTAAAGGAAAATCAGAAAATGAGTTTTGGTGATAAATACAATATTCTCAAACCTAATGAACCATGTCTGACAATAACCGCTCATATGTCAAAAGATGGTTACTGGTATATTCACCCTCACCAGAATAGAACTCTTTCCGTCAGAGAAGCCGCGAGAGTTCAATCTTTTCCTGATGGTTTCAATTTTTATGGAGGGCCTTCACATAGATTCCACCAAATTGGAGAAGCCGTTGCACCGCTTGTTGCATATGCAATCGGCAAATCATTAATGAAATCGATTAAAAATCAGAACGAATTTACTCAACCTGATTTAGTTCCCAAACTTAGATTTAATCTTATTAACTGGTATGAATCAAACAAAAAAGAAGTTGAACTTATATGGACAAAAAAAAGGGAAGGCAGAAAAATAATTCCAAGCAATATAAGGGCATGGAATGCATGTCTTGGAAATTTACTACCCGAGACTTTCAAAAAAAATACTAAAGAAAAAAATAAACCTGCAAGCTTAGGAGATAAAGATCTTGAAAAAAGGAAAAAAGATACCTACCAAAGATTAAAAAACTATTGGCCTACTCCTGAGATTTTTCTGCAAGATAAAGTTAGAAAAATGAAAATAAAAAGTTTTAGTCTTGAAAAATATATCCCTTCACTAGAACTAATTGCTGAAGAACTTATAAAAGATGAAATTGACTGGAGTGAAATCACAAGAAAAGAATATGATTTGTTTTCCAGGAATTCGGTAAGAGGCGCATTAGCTACAGTTGGATTAACCACAGAAATAAAACAATCAATATTTATTAGCAGAATTATTTCTCAGATCATGGATATTGATCATGAAATTCTAAAATTCAGCAATATTAATAGAGATATACATATAGGCCATTTACTAGAGACAGATAAGGAGGGGACAGGCTATTGCTCATTGCTGGCTCTATCGAAGGAAGAAGATACAGAAGAAATTATCAAACATAAATTAAAGGGATTTCTTAAGGGAAGCGATAATAAAGCTGCCTGA
- a CDS encoding DUF6339 family protein, whose amino-acid sequence MSEKLFRLKSPLISNGLISALRNPDSVSVEEVNCTVDLTNLSTLIDQLILEKVIGANLDARLVECVHTTFKSLPSHILTDMRMWHWLCVIRYPNIPWLRWRGNIPVDPEDGFTVGTGKKHVPSLRFLGTSSINGHGRNTFSRLFFAADRMMENDHSDYSLVKKLFTSQELHLGLSDREFGLIPKINRILTEKLVELPDSKVRIAIRKLNSLGGSICLDLLSEEQLQQLIDAQSEEVA is encoded by the coding sequence ATGAGCGAAAAACTCTTCAGATTAAAATCACCTCTAATAAGTAATGGACTTATTTCTGCTTTAAGAAATCCGGATTCTGTAAGTGTAGAGGAAGTGAATTGCACGGTTGATCTTACGAATCTCTCAACACTTATAGATCAACTTATTCTCGAAAAAGTAATTGGTGCAAACCTAGATGCAAGATTAGTTGAGTGTGTTCATACAACATTCAAATCTCTGCCTTCTCATATTCTTACTGATATGAGGATGTGGCACTGGCTATGCGTAATAAGATATCCAAATATTCCGTGGCTTAGATGGAGAGGTAATATTCCGGTTGATCCGGAAGATGGATTTACTGTTGGAACAGGAAAGAAACATGTTCCATCACTTAGATTTCTTGGGACATCATCAATAAATGGACATGGCAGAAATACTTTCTCGAGACTTTTTTTTGCCGCCGACAGGATGATGGAGAATGATCATTCTGACTATTCCCTGGTCAAAAAATTATTTACCAGTCAGGAACTTCATCTTGGTTTGAGTGATCGAGAATTTGGCCTGATCCCAAAGATAAATAGAATACTTACTGAAAAGCTAGTTGAATTACCAGACAGCAAAGTAAGAATTGCAATAAGAAAACTAAATTCCCTTGGAGGTTCAATATGTCTTGATCTTTTAAGTGAAGAACAACTCCAGCAGTTAATTGATGCTCAGAGTGAAGAGGTCGCATGA
- a CDS encoding site-specific integrase, protein MKPNTVMRELRILRVLIDWAKDERGVEIKDNPARNLRVRGTGDARAPFFTDQDERRLLYELSQISNKNHLRLTKLALTTGFRRSELLSLTWRNIDLKKKLLYIYRKNCAAIDNSTGLKLVPMPEKALKILEELQVRDGKVIELSKGAARNGFDKARKKAGLETLRFHDLRHIAISRMWRSGMNALEISACSGHRDIKMLMRYSHFQLSI, encoded by the coding sequence GTGAAACCCAACACAGTGATGAGAGAACTGAGGATATTAAGAGTACTGATCGATTGGGCAAAGGATGAAAGAGGCGTGGAAATAAAAGATAACCCCGCAAGGAATCTGAGAGTAAGAGGGACCGGAGATGCAAGAGCTCCTTTTTTCACTGATCAAGACGAGAGAAGACTTTTATATGAGCTGTCTCAGATATCCAATAAAAATCATCTGAGACTCACAAAGCTAGCTCTGACAACTGGGTTCCGCCGCTCAGAACTATTGAGCCTGACATGGAGGAATATAGATCTGAAAAAAAAATTACTCTATATATATAGAAAGAATTGTGCCGCCATAGATAATTCAACCGGACTGAAGCTTGTTCCTATGCCGGAAAAGGCGCTAAAGATTCTTGAGGAATTACAGGTAAGAGATGGGAAAGTTATAGAACTATCAAAAGGTGCTGCGAGAAATGGATTCGATAAAGCCCGAAAAAAAGCCGGACTTGAAACTCTCAGATTTCATGATCTAAGACATATAGCCATAAGCAGAATGTGGCGTTCAGGAATGAATGCTTTGGAGATAAGTGCATGCAGTGGTCACAGAGATATAAAAATGCTGATGCGCTACAGCCACTTTCAACTTTCCATATAA
- the aroQ gene encoding type II 3-dehydroquinate dehydratase — MNILLINGPNLNLLGTREPEIYGNKTLNDIEKDLTKAAQEKSINLDCFQSNHEGEIVDKIQDSVKSIQGILINAGAFTHTSISIRDALIGSKIPFVELHISNIFSREEFRKESFLTDKAIGIISGFGINSYSLALDGIIEYLTRKD; from the coding sequence ATGAATATTTTATTGATAAATGGACCAAACTTAAATCTATTAGGAACTAGAGAACCAGAAATATATGGTAATAAAACATTAAATGATATTGAAAAAGATTTAACTAAAGCTGCCCAAGAAAAAAGTATTAATCTTGATTGTTTTCAAAGTAATCATGAAGGTGAAATAGTAGATAAAATTCAAGATTCAGTTAAAAGTATTCAAGGTATTCTCATAAATGCAGGTGCTTTTACTCATACCTCGATTTCCATTCGAGATGCCTTAATTGGATCAAAAATTCCATTTGTAGAATTACATATTTCAAATATTTTTAGTAGAGAAGAATTTCGTAAAGAATCTTTTCTTACAGATAAAGCTATAGGCATAATTAGTGGATTCGGTATAAATAGTTATAGCCTAGCTCTTGATGGAATTATTGAGTATTTAACTAGAAAAGATTAA
- a CDS encoding tRNA-(ms[2]io[6]A)-hydroxylase has translation MLVDFKRPPSHIKYLSSLTSDDWIKLALSNPIDILIDHAHCERKAAGVAVQLMFRYPSEPNLAEVLSPIAREELEHFEKILYFLKDLGYYLKALKPPPYGAELAKNIRKDEPNRMLDSFLIAGLIEARSHERLSLLALNSGEESFRNLYKSLLESEARHFGIYWKLAQTKFSKNLIYKRLEELSKLESEILAERCLMPRVHS, from the coding sequence ATGCTAGTCGATTTTAAAAGGCCTCCTTCTCATATTAAATATTTATCCTCATTAACCTCAGATGATTGGATCAAACTTGCATTATCTAATCCAATAGATATTCTTATTGATCATGCTCATTGTGAAAGAAAAGCAGCAGGAGTAGCTGTTCAATTGATGTTCAGATATCCATCAGAACCAAATTTGGCAGAAGTTTTAAGTCCAATTGCGAGAGAGGAATTAGAGCATTTTGAAAAAATACTTTATTTTTTAAAGGATCTTGGATATTATCTTAAGGCTTTAAAACCGCCTCCATATGGAGCAGAACTGGCTAAGAATATAAGAAAGGATGAACCCAACAGAATGCTTGATAGTTTCTTAATCGCAGGACTGATAGAAGCAAGAAGTCATGAAAGATTAAGCTTGCTTGCTCTTAATTCTGGAGAAGAATCTTTTAGAAATCTTTATAAATCTTTGCTTGAGAGTGAGGCAAGACACTTTGGAATTTATTGGAAACTAGCGCAAACTAAATTCTCTAAAAATCTAATTTATAAAAGGTTAGAGGAATTGTCTAAATTGGAGTCAGAGATACTCGCTGAGCGTTGTCTTATGCCAAGGGTCCATAGCTAG
- a CDS encoding precorrin-2 C(20)-methyltransferase has product MIIKEFFKIFKGFKSDLPSLTIVGVGPGDPSLLTIAALDAIKKAKVIVSPISDDNKKSCSAQIVKKYTKFKKNVPIIFPMARKDFEPDEIWFNAVEKIVKFIQNGESVVLLCLGDTSLFASSSNILRIIKNNYPEIITKTIPGISSISAAAALNEFDLVKKGETLIIKECPSSNLELTSLIIESRGNKIVLAIMKVGKRWKLVRETLKKEDIINTSLIALNVGMPNQIIQYASQYKEDVMPYFSLILIRFD; this is encoded by the coding sequence ATGATAATAAAAGAGTTTTTTAAAATATTTAAAGGTTTTAAAAGTGATTTGCCATCATTAACTATTGTTGGGGTTGGGCCTGGAGATCCCTCACTTTTAACAATTGCTGCTTTAGATGCAATCAAAAAAGCGAAAGTTATCGTTTCCCCCATATCAGATGATAATAAAAAGAGTTGTTCTGCCCAAATAGTCAAGAAATATACCAAATTCAAAAAAAATGTACCTATCATTTTCCCAATGGCTAGGAAGGATTTTGAACCTGATGAAATATGGTTTAATGCTGTAGAAAAAATTGTAAAATTTATACAAAATGGTGAATCAGTTGTTTTACTTTGTCTTGGAGATACTTCGCTATTTGCAAGCTCTTCTAATATTCTGAGGATAATAAAAAATAATTATCCTGAAATTATTACCAAAACCATACCTGGTATTTCTTCTATTTCAGCAGCAGCAGCTTTGAATGAGTTTGATTTAGTTAAAAAAGGTGAGACCTTGATAATCAAAGAATGCCCATCTTCTAATTTAGAATTAACCTCTTTAATAATAGAAAGCAGAGGGAATAAAATCGTTTTGGCAATTATGAAAGTTGGGAAAAGATGGAAGTTAGTCAGAGAAACCTTAAAAAAAGAAGATATTATCAATACATCATTAATTGCTTTAAATGTTGGCATGCCTAATCAAATTATTCAATATGCATCACAATATAAAGAGGATGTTATGCCTTATTTCTCTTTGATTTTGATAAGGTTCGATTAA
- a CDS encoding DUF1823 family protein, producing MYKKENFEENQFTWPICKELLFLVLEDKVSDVFVCELIWERLFYTQELPINDWVPSALTPAYWSEKFVKAPQIISERIASVHLTRSIPKEHKQGLKNFLNFKGYKINELYPRRTRRATAVNWLIYWTIENNCFSTDNDVIPSPIPPPVNPVKGHFGDPEIK from the coding sequence ATGTATAAAAAAGAAAATTTTGAAGAAAATCAATTTACATGGCCAATATGTAAGGAACTATTATTTTTAGTTCTTGAAGATAAGGTGAGTGATGTTTTTGTTTGTGAATTGATTTGGGAAAGACTGTTTTATACTCAAGAACTACCTATAAATGATTGGGTTCCGAGTGCATTAACGCCTGCTTATTGGTCAGAAAAATTTGTAAAGGCTCCTCAAATTATTTCAGAGCGAATAGCATCAGTTCATTTGACACGATCAATTCCAAAGGAGCATAAACAGGGATTGAAAAATTTTCTTAATTTTAAAGGTTATAAGATTAACGAACTTTATCCAAGAAGAACTAGAAGAGCTACTGCAGTAAATTGGTTGATTTATTGGACTATTGAAAATAATTGTTTTTCAACTGATAATGATGTTATTCCAAGTCCGATTCCACCGCCTGTTAATCCAGTAAAAGGACATTTTGGTGATCCAGAAATTAAATAA